From Terriglobia bacterium, one genomic window encodes:
- the accC gene encoding acetyl-CoA carboxylase biotin carboxylase subunit — MFGKILIANRGEIALRVICACKELGIPTVAVYSEADRYSLHVRFADEAVCIGPARSSESYLNVAAIISAAEITGADAIHPGYGFLAENPKFAEVCETCKLTFIGPPPQAIHLMGDKNLARKRMAELGLPVLPGTGVVASEEEALKAADEIGYPVMVKAAAGGGGKGMRIVNAAEDLPKLLQTAQNEAEASFGSSDVYLEKYISSPRHIEFQIMADTHGKVVHLGERECTIQRRHQKVLEESPSTQIDAETRRQMGCKVIRALKEVGYTNAGTVEFLMDGKRNLYFLEMNTRIQVEHAVTEMVTGLDLVKMQIQVAAGLPLPVEGDTVGLRGHAIECRICAEDPETFAPSAGKITGFHVPGGTGVRVDTAAYAESIIPPYYDSLIAKVVVHGKDRSEAIQRMVRALEMFIIEGISTSIPMQEKILADADFRAGRFDTQFLNRFSRNGAGK, encoded by the coding sequence ATGTTTGGAAAAATTCTGATCGCCAATCGGGGGGAAATTGCGCTGCGGGTGATCTGCGCCTGCAAGGAACTGGGCATCCCCACCGTTGCCGTTTACTCAGAGGCCGACCGCTATTCGCTCCACGTGCGGTTCGCGGACGAGGCGGTATGCATCGGTCCGGCAAGAAGCTCGGAAAGTTACCTCAATGTAGCGGCCATCATCTCAGCGGCTGAAATCACAGGCGCTGACGCCATTCATCCCGGGTATGGGTTCCTTGCTGAAAATCCCAAATTCGCCGAGGTCTGCGAGACCTGCAAGCTGACCTTTATCGGCCCCCCGCCACAAGCGATCCACCTGATGGGCGACAAAAACCTGGCGCGAAAGCGCATGGCCGAGCTCGGACTGCCGGTGCTTCCCGGGACGGGAGTTGTGGCCTCTGAGGAAGAAGCTCTGAAGGCCGCTGATGAGATCGGATATCCTGTGATGGTGAAGGCGGCAGCCGGCGGCGGCGGCAAAGGAATGCGGATTGTGAACGCCGCCGAGGACCTGCCGAAACTGCTCCAGACGGCGCAAAACGAGGCCGAAGCGTCCTTCGGTTCTTCGGATGTTTACCTTGAAAAGTACATTTCATCGCCGCGGCATATCGAATTCCAAATAATGGCGGACACCCATGGGAAGGTCGTCCATCTTGGCGAGCGCGAGTGCACCATCCAGCGGCGCCATCAAAAGGTGCTGGAAGAGTCGCCTTCAACTCAGATCGATGCTGAGACACGACGGCAGATGGGCTGCAAAGTCATCCGCGCGCTGAAAGAAGTTGGCTATACGAACGCCGGGACGGTGGAGTTCCTGATGGACGGGAAACGAAACCTCTACTTCCTGGAGATGAATACCAGAATCCAGGTGGAACATGCTGTGACTGAGATGGTGACGGGCCTGGACCTGGTGAAGATGCAAATCCAGGTGGCCGCGGGCCTTCCGCTGCCCGTAGAAGGGGACACGGTGGGGCTTCGCGGCCACGCGATTGAGTGCCGGATCTGCGCGGAAGACCCTGAGACATTCGCGCCCTCGGCCGGGAAAATCACCGGATTTCATGTGCCCGGAGGCACCGGTGTCCGGGTTGACACGGCTGCCTACGCCGAGTCGATCATTCCGCCGTACTACGATTCGCTGATTGCCAAGGTTGTGGTCCACGGGAAAGATCGTTCAGAGGCCATACAGAGAATGGTGCGGGCACTTGAGATGTTTATCATCGAAGGAATTTCCACTTCTATTCCAATGCAGGAAAAGATCCTTGCCGATGCCGACTTTCGCGCCGGCAGATTTGACACGCAGTTTCTGAATCGCTTCAGCCGCAATGGCGCCGGCAAGTGA
- the thiE gene encoding thiamine phosphate synthase: MDFRLPRLYAIIDPSFTRDFDPLTVADVLLSSGVRLIQYRGKQDDTRRMFEACCGIAEHVRQAGGTFIVNDRADVALLSGASGVHLGQNDLPIELARRVLTAGQRVGLSTHTRAQFEQAQASSADYIAFGPIFPTASKERPDPVVGLERLREMRRLTRKSLVAIGGITLDNAASVIEAGADSVAVVRDLLAAEDIGAQARKFLQALR, from the coding sequence ATGGACTTTCGACTTCCTCGCCTCTATGCCATCATTGACCCAAGTTTTACGCGGGATTTTGACCCACTGACGGTTGCGGACGTGCTTCTCTCATCAGGCGTCCGCCTGATTCAATATCGAGGCAAACAGGATGACACACGCCGGATGTTCGAGGCGTGCTGCGGCATTGCCGAACATGTGCGGCAGGCGGGAGGGACCTTCATCGTTAATGACAGGGCGGACGTGGCCCTGCTGAGCGGCGCGAGCGGGGTCCACCTGGGCCAGAACGACCTGCCGATCGAGCTGGCGCGGCGGGTCCTGACTGCGGGCCAGCGAGTGGGTCTGTCAACCCATACGCGGGCCCAGTTCGAGCAGGCGCAGGCGAGTTCGGCCGACTACATCGCTTTCGGGCCGATTTTCCCCACGGCCAGCAAGGAGCGTCCCGACCCGGTGGTGGGTCTCGAACGATTACGCGAAATGCGCAGGCTGACACGCAAGTCCCTGGTGGCGATCGGCGGAATAACGCTTGACAACGCGGCCTCGGTCATCGAAGCTGGAGCGGATTCGGTGGCTGTGGTCCGTGACCTGCTGGCGGCGGAGGACATCGGGGCGCAAGCACGAAAGTTCCTGCAAGCGCTCCGCTGA
- a CDS encoding amino acid permease yields the protein MAATVVNNSATGPGAQSADLVKGLGLLDCTTIVMGSMIGSGIFIVAAEIAREVGSPGLFLMAWVISGVMTVAAAVTYGELAAMMPQAGGQYVYLREAFSPLFGFLYGWTLFLVIQTGTIAAVAVAFGKFLGFFFPWISEQNYLLNLGSVAIFGHPVALALSTQQGMAIAALLGLGVVNIFGLRTGAWIQNIFTVLKVGALVGLVVAGLWWETSRARETVAHPSFWGNAHWDTATLTILAVALVGPLFSSDAWNNVTFTGAEVKNAKRNLPLALLIGTATVCIIYFLTNVIYVRALPFAAIQHAPADRVATAVMEAMVGPKGAVLMAAAIVISTFGCMNGLSLAGARVYYAMARDRLFFKKVGTVNPKYHTPAVSLIVQAVWASLLTMSGTYSELLDYVIFAVLLFYILTILGLFRLRRTRPDAPRPYRAWGYPAVPVLYILLALFIEWALLMNRPGRSLAGLGIVAVGIPIYYLWNRRGLPPAREE from the coding sequence ATGGCTGCGACGGTGGTGAACAATTCCGCCACAGGGCCAGGGGCTCAGTCAGCGGACCTTGTCAAAGGGCTGGGACTGCTGGATTGCACCACGATTGTGATGGGCTCGATGATCGGGTCGGGCATCTTTATCGTGGCGGCAGAAATTGCCCGCGAGGTCGGCTCGCCCGGCCTTTTCCTGATGGCGTGGGTCATCAGCGGCGTCATGACGGTTGCAGCGGCAGTCACTTACGGCGAACTGGCTGCCATGATGCCGCAAGCCGGAGGCCAATACGTTTACCTGCGGGAGGCGTTCAGCCCGCTCTTCGGTTTTCTTTATGGCTGGACGCTCTTCCTGGTGATCCAGACCGGCACCATTGCCGCCGTTGCCGTCGCCTTCGGCAAGTTTCTGGGGTTCTTCTTCCCGTGGATATCCGAGCAGAACTACCTGCTGAACCTGGGAAGTGTCGCGATTTTCGGCCATCCGGTGGCCCTGGCCCTGTCCACCCAGCAGGGCATGGCTATCGCCGCGCTTCTGGGCCTGGGCGTTGTTAATATCTTCGGCCTCCGCACCGGCGCATGGATTCAGAATATTTTCACCGTCCTCAAAGTGGGCGCGCTGGTGGGGCTGGTGGTTGCGGGGCTATGGTGGGAAACGAGCCGAGCACGGGAAACTGTGGCACATCCCAGCTTCTGGGGAAATGCCCACTGGGATACTGCCACGCTCACCATCCTGGCCGTTGCGCTGGTGGGGCCGCTTTTTTCCTCCGACGCGTGGAACAACGTGACCTTTACGGGCGCCGAGGTCAAGAACGCGAAACGCAATCTTCCCCTGGCGCTGTTGATTGGCACCGCCACGGTATGCATCATCTATTTCCTGACCAACGTCATTTACGTCCGAGCACTGCCGTTTGCCGCAATTCAGCACGCTCCCGCAGACCGCGTGGCCACGGCGGTGATGGAAGCGATGGTGGGACCAAAAGGCGCAGTCCTGATGGCTGCGGCGATTGTCATCTCGACCTTTGGTTGCATGAACGGATTAAGCCTTGCCGGCGCGCGCGTCTACTACGCCATGGCCAGGGACCGGCTGTTCTTTAAGAAAGTGGGCACGGTGAATCCCAAATACCACACGCCGGCGGTTTCGCTGATCGTGCAGGCGGTATGGGCCTCTCTGCTGACGATGAGCGGCACCTACAGCGAGTTGCTGGACTATGTGATTTTTGCCGTGCTCTTATTCTATATTTTGACTATTCTTGGTCTTTTCCGGTTGCGCAGGACGCGCCCGGACGCCCCGCGTCCCTACCGCGCCTGGGGGTACCCGGCTGTCCCGGTCCTCTACATTTTGCTCGCGTTGTTCATTGAATGGGCTTTGTTGATGAACCGGCCGGGGCGGAGCCTGGCGGGCCTGGGAATTGTGGCCGTGGGAATTCCAATCTATTATCTTTGGAACAGGCGCGGCTTGCCGCCTGCCCGTGAGGAATAA
- a CDS encoding amino acid permease: MSDLWLKKSIEQLREESVDAECGLRRALGPVALISLGIGAIVGAGIFVISGIAVQHTGPALVLSVILSGIGCAFAGLCYSEFASMIPVAGSAYTYSYATIGEFLAWIIGWDLILEYAVGATTVSIGWSGYTLSFLRTLHIPFPAALSGSPWTPMKNADGTIVHAYFNLPAFFIVAFITVLLILGIRESARFNNVVVIIKVGVLLLFIGVCALFITRANWVPFLPANTGTFGDFGWSGVLRGAGLIFFAYIGFDAVSTAAQEARNPERDMPIGILGSLAISTVLYIGVVLVLTGVTPFTRLNVPDPLAIAVDSTPAHWLSPIVKAGAILGTTAVILVMLLGQTRIFYTMSFDGLLPKAFGTVHPRFRTPYKSTALVGFLVALAGGLIPLRIVGELVSIGTLLAFVIVCGSVLVMRRMRPEIRRPFRTPAVWFVAPMGMIVCLAQMVGLPLDTWIRLFVWMAIGLAIYFGYSRSHSLLRRAAKLPSSAPSVTRVGT, encoded by the coding sequence ATGTCTGATTTATGGTTGAAAAAGAGCATCGAGCAGTTGCGGGAAGAATCCGTGGATGCTGAATGCGGGCTGCGCCGCGCCCTGGGCCCCGTTGCCTTGATCTCGCTCGGCATCGGCGCGATTGTGGGAGCCGGAATCTTTGTCATCAGCGGCATCGCCGTGCAGCACACCGGGCCGGCCCTGGTGCTTTCCGTAATTCTTTCTGGCATTGGCTGCGCCTTTGCGGGACTCTGCTACTCGGAGTTCGCTTCCATGATTCCAGTTGCAGGCAGCGCCTACACCTACTCTTACGCGACGATTGGCGAGTTCCTCGCCTGGATCATCGGCTGGGACCTGATCCTTGAATATGCGGTAGGCGCCACAACCGTATCGATTGGATGGTCCGGGTACACGCTCTCTTTTCTGCGAACACTCCACATTCCGTTCCCGGCGGCGCTGTCCGGCAGCCCCTGGACGCCGATGAAGAACGCGGACGGGACGATTGTCCATGCCTATTTCAACCTGCCGGCTTTTTTCATCGTTGCCTTCATTACGGTGTTGCTGATCCTCGGCATCCGTGAGTCAGCCAGGTTCAACAATGTTGTCGTCATCATCAAGGTGGGAGTGCTGCTGCTTTTTATCGGAGTCTGCGCGCTCTTCATCACCAGGGCCAACTGGGTCCCCTTTCTGCCGGCGAACACGGGAACTTTTGGGGATTTCGGATGGAGCGGCGTGCTGCGCGGGGCCGGCCTTATCTTTTTTGCCTACATCGGGTTTGACGCTGTCTCAACGGCGGCGCAGGAGGCCCGCAACCCCGAGCGCGATATGCCGATCGGCATCCTCGGCTCCCTGGCGATTTCAACGGTGCTTTACATCGGCGTTGTCCTGGTTCTGACGGGAGTCACGCCTTTTACCCGCCTGAATGTTCCAGATCCGCTTGCTATAGCGGTAGATTCGACTCCCGCCCACTGGCTTTCGCCGATTGTCAAAGCCGGCGCCATCCTGGGGACAACGGCGGTGATCCTGGTGATGCTGCTGGGCCAGACACGCATCTTTTACACCATGTCGTTCGACGGTCTGTTGCCCAAGGCTTTCGGCACGGTCCATCCGCGCTTTCGCACTCCCTACAAGAGCACGGCGCTGGTCGGATTTCTGGTCGCTCTGGCGGGCGGGCTTATTCCGCTGCGAATTGTGGGCGAACTGGTCAGCATCGGCACCCTGCTGGCTTTCGTCATCGTTTGCGGATCTGTGCTGGTGATGCGCAGGATGCGTCCTGAAATCCGTCGTCCCTTCCGTACCCCGGCGGTGTGGTTTGTCGCACCCATGGGAATGATCGTCTGTCTGGCACAGATGGTGGGTTTGCCTCTCGACACCTGGATTCGCCTCTTCGTCTGGATGGCCATTGGTCTTGCCATTTATTTCGGGTACAGCCGCAGCCATAGTCTCCTTCGCCGCGCCGCGAAACTGCCTTCCTCAGCACCGTCTGTCACGAGAGTGGGAACCTGA
- a CDS encoding SpoIIE family protein phosphatase — protein MPALLVDLILREYRSHPMARFTVWLLAFGAALWLESILSGGAPELLWIIFVIGLAVSACYYIVRLAGAFKHHIIWHLRRRLVVTYIFIAVVPIVLILVLAGVGAVIANGQFAAFLVTLNVNKQVEKMEQLNRIVAHEAYMSRARAPEELLDQLQQFYVQQLSQHSANYPGLEIVLRVGNQQRAFDLNGSPVSRVPAIPTWLKSEEFSGVVSDGGSLFLRAANQGNVPAGPITMVLSEPFSPELMDLLGMGIGPVGIIQASITRVVSMQSVEQSLPGSAGAVPQEKVIARSSSLRLSPPANWLDTDVFGTSSLDVIRWDVAGKQSVSQPVFVYVSSRLSILSRYLLATLGRYSRIYLTLFLVIAVVFLTIELLSLVAGIRLARTITATVDRLYEATEHIRAGDLSHRINMPAQDQLSSLGGAFDNMMESLQGLLRQSQEKTRLEHDIQIAREIQEQLFPSGAPKLAGLELYGVCRPARGVSGDYYDFLSVDVDKVGMVLGDVSGKGISAALIMAAIQSLIRTRLYPDSSEEKSGSDRFSTAHFFSVLNQQLFEYTPEEKYATCFYALYDAVTRRLVYTNVGHPAPVLLRKGEVVRLDAGGTPLGLISPMSYGEAKVVLEPGDTLVAFTDGFTESVNSFEDQFGERRLIEVVRRAQGDPLHALADEVYRSVDEWTGGGEPQDDMTLIVARATAS, from the coding sequence ATGCCAGCCTTACTCGTTGACCTGATTCTCAGGGAATATCGCTCCCATCCGATGGCGCGGTTCACCGTCTGGCTGCTTGCCTTCGGCGCGGCCCTGTGGCTGGAGAGTATCCTCTCGGGTGGTGCTCCAGAATTACTTTGGATTATCTTCGTGATTGGGCTCGCGGTTTCCGCCTGTTACTATATCGTCCGGCTGGCGGGCGCTTTCAAACACCACATTATCTGGCATCTCCGCCGAAGGCTGGTTGTCACCTACATCTTTATTGCAGTCGTTCCTATTGTTCTGATCCTGGTCCTGGCGGGCGTGGGCGCGGTGATCGCCAACGGCCAGTTTGCCGCCTTTCTCGTAACCTTGAATGTGAACAAGCAGGTCGAGAAGATGGAGCAACTGAACCGGATTGTGGCTCACGAGGCCTACATGAGCCGCGCAAGAGCTCCGGAAGAACTGCTGGATCAGTTACAGCAGTTCTATGTGCAACAACTTTCCCAGCACTCCGCAAATTACCCCGGCCTTGAGATTGTGCTTCGCGTGGGCAATCAGCAGCGCGCGTTTGACCTCAACGGCAGTCCCGTCAGCAGGGTCCCCGCCATCCCCACGTGGCTCAAGTCGGAAGAATTTTCAGGCGTCGTTTCCGATGGCGGCAGTCTGTTTCTGCGGGCTGCCAACCAGGGCAACGTCCCCGCCGGGCCGATCACAATGGTTCTTTCAGAGCCGTTCAGCCCGGAGTTGATGGACCTGCTTGGCATGGGTATTGGGCCCGTCGGCATCATCCAGGCGAGTATAACAAGAGTGGTGTCGATGCAATCCGTTGAGCAGAGTCTGCCGGGGTCGGCTGGAGCCGTGCCGCAGGAGAAGGTGATTGCACGCTCAAGTTCCCTGCGCCTTTCGCCTCCCGCCAATTGGCTGGACACCGATGTCTTTGGGACGTCTTCCTTGGATGTTATCCGCTGGGATGTGGCGGGGAAACAATCTGTTTCCCAGCCGGTCTTTGTGTACGTGAGTTCCAGGTTATCCATCCTCAGCCGATATCTGCTAGCCACGCTGGGCCGATATTCTCGAATCTATCTCACCCTGTTTCTGGTGATCGCAGTGGTTTTCCTCACCATTGAACTGCTTTCACTGGTAGCCGGCATCCGCCTGGCCCGCACCATCACAGCGACGGTTGACCGTCTGTACGAGGCTACAGAACACATTCGGGCGGGCGACCTTTCTCACCGGATTAACATGCCAGCCCAGGACCAACTCAGCTCATTGGGCGGGGCGTTCGACAATATGATGGAATCGCTCCAGGGCCTTTTGCGCCAATCGCAGGAGAAGACCCGGCTGGAACATGACATCCAGATCGCTCGCGAAATCCAGGAGCAGTTGTTTCCGAGCGGAGCGCCCAAGCTGGCCGGGCTGGAGCTTTATGGTGTCTGCCGGCCTGCCCGGGGGGTGAGTGGTGATTACTACGACTTTCTCTCCGTAGATGTTGATAAGGTTGGGATGGTGCTGGGCGACGTCAGCGGCAAGGGAATTTCGGCAGCCTTGATCATGGCGGCCATCCAGTCGCTGATTCGGACCCGCCTGTACCCGGACTCGTCAGAGGAGAAGTCTGGTTCCGACCGCTTCTCAACGGCGCATTTCTTCAGCGTATTAAACCAGCAGCTATTTGAGTATACGCCGGAGGAGAAATATGCGACCTGCTTCTATGCCTTGTATGATGCCGTCACGCGCCGGCTTGTTTATACGAATGTAGGCCATCCCGCGCCGGTGCTTCTCCGAAAGGGAGAAGTTGTCCGCCTGGACGCAGGAGGAACGCCGTTGGGCTTGATTTCGCCGATGTCCTATGGCGAGGCGAAGGTCGTTCTTGAGCCGGGAGATACTCTGGTTGCGTTTACCGACGGTTTCACCGAAAGCGTAAACAGTTTTGAAGACCAGTTTGGCGAACGTCGGCTGATTGAGGTGGTTCGGCGGGCCCAAGGGGACCCGCTGCACGCGCTCGCCGATGAAGTATACAGGAGTGTGGATGAATGGACGGGCGGAGGCGAACCCCAGGACGACATGACCCTGATCGTGGCCCGCGCGACGGCTTCGTGA